In a genomic window of Phaeodactylum tricornutum CCAP 1055/1 chromosome 6, whole genome shotgun sequence:
- a CDS encoding predicted protein: MRAVASKRFLLAQVPRSAHRALSATTYAGNRLLAGRSQLNPYTPLELQRKAFSTTGNTTTHASNRSKQETMESVHQEMKGVLQPQKSASPPVAGSGVTAQIFENPKRKAQYNQALWNAAGSFLLVIFAAQSLKSGTQRRKAEQLADGYCTVVEKKRILFQSLLQEDTWKPLAARIAANLNQVNDSTATTAQGIAGLFATRKSPTKTQDNLQQSEERILAMILHEMHVLVQEAALSDTEKDALAVAGLQNKADFLAKSTDDDNTEQLLRDLQVFDKEEGKVVKRRVFSI, translated from the coding sequence ATGAGAGCTGTTGCGTCTAAGAGGTTCCTGCTCGCACAAGTACCGAGAAGTGCTCATCGTGCTTTGTCTGCGACGACCTATGCCGGCAATCGGCTCCTCGCTGGCCGATCTCAACTTAATCCGTACACTCCACTGGAGCTGCAACGAAAAGCCTTCAGTACCACAGGAAACACTACGACACACGCTTCTAATCGATCCAAACAAGAAACTATGGAAAGCGTGCACCAAGAAATGAAAGGCGTCCTTCAGCCCCAGAAATCTGCATCTCCCCCAGTCGCAGGAAGCGGCGTTACCGCCCAAATCTTTGAAAATCCCAAGCGCAAAGCCCAATACAACCAAGCACTATGGAATGCGGCTGGATCCTTTTTACTTGTCATTTTTGCCGCACAATCGCTCAAATCGGGCACGCAGCGGCGTAAGGCCGAACAACTTGCCGACGGATACTGCACGGTGGTTGAAAAGAAACGtatccttttccaatcgctACTTCAGGAGGACACTTGGAAACCTTTGGCAGCAAGAATAGCTGCAAACTTGAATCAAGTCAATGATAGTACTGCGACTACAGCACAAGGGATTGCCGGCCTGTTTGCCACAAGAAAATCCCCTACAAAAACTCAGGACAATCTACAACAATCGGAAGAACGGATTCTGGCCATGATTCTTCATGAAATGCATGTACTAGTACAAGAGGCTGCTCTTTCTGACACCGAAAAGGACGCCCTTGCGGTAGCGGGGCTCCAAAACAAAGCCGACTTTCTCGCCAAGTCGACCGACGATGACAACACTGAACAACTG
- a CDS encoding predicted protein, with product MVQSAKNSELPKHQVSETTDPATREESFSTSTKGAAGDSLHEQSLDSLKAPSEKIVADDVTEDEQDDGDNASLHSPTPPELLMLDDMEGDVEDEDSLMDPEDSLPLMYYTRLLEQLPRQSVPQSEDQMSTVAPLATDCTCSAMGKVILSSETTLAVPDVSNETLPRTESSSSPNESRNVPVSADLWQAQPIYLTALGFQDGSVYIVDSQNGTTVAGHDQLYLHEITASSTNIMSGTGSHKKRDAVVALSWDSTGTVLSAIDAVGMCAVWEIRYQIQMQSSVIPPTISTATATPATRETSSNMFRTLMSAWTGGNEARNTSEAPSILGSVPTLTVASIQAHRVSYPKSFGVPTQLALDPSYKRRREKGLLVGFTDGRLVLTKRGFVFQRRSDSVLYQGTDGPVQALTWRANVVAWADNSGVRLLDAESWSRIAHVDRPAGARPTLYPTLCDLQPTIVWETSRRLLVAWGDCLLTLLVRESKVTSPVSANSTASDGNTNINTMSGAPAVVIRRTVECTMAWALECVACGVAPLDAEHVVVLGLVPPQDFDVVSETTQANARNEIELQIISRTDGVVVYSDLLPLMRKSSKNGYRRAKPAESAAPYCLLSSFAVPRMENTFEFQNDEPGDVGIDQQINPSLFSAPEIPRKIFRDSHLRWNLSMIEFEEATNYKSTVGTQGREKHLVIDDVAHDATSVDSDDYGCVIEPLSKMEETEQLLASVSPPVMIVTAGSDVVSVRMRDVDDAISSALLMRKAGLALRTGLKYIRRLQKYEIEDLVDEYFAAVLRLPREQGLMSSFVNDEEKNMAPTRLSLRRMKLAAVAMPVLFGGNVQLWERWTAHLEKIPGGLFAIREAIPVRDPKLSNEFYTRILKTMFRHAHETISRSCTSARERLAGEAENHFLCALLCWGTTNILRVHVDLYRYQRDYNSSPSTSTMLRAVEKGLRGRREQTAASYLLPTFRSAEQPSVEALNEISGSGEVSDSLYSVDEMLSYLRSGDAQRSESVDIKVSDMAGTIGMTDKVSSIALDAVAKLDMMKGRFDDALRALLEIGVTNSHLTLEDVERSALSAFSSSKKASKSKATNNHVFVLLVIEKYHLHQCLLDPKFLREALSTSPLFALVRLVGLERLGDFLIEHCVAPQGENTPHSLSQVYTPHSQSDKTNGERRGTLPLDLVAEQLEANQKLLYWYLHLVFVSRPELYVNFPNTANPPRNIVNLHRKAVSLYIKFAGANRDSAALLESTEAYRAIETTTPFLAFLRSILSLGGVSAMEVGKLLEIERKGGAGNSSTFALELAFILEHFGGGTEAEASLILDLLLRGAKSLMLAVAYAQRNADHNYFLWEILIDFCLGKTPDAGYQLKNRNDGALFGSLLEAAALSGADLATLVTKIPPRMSIEGLRPRLVAAVADYRLKLSMHECTSSVAFSEKASLMKESAHRSRRGMRGEWEGTDIQHP from the exons ATGGTGCAAAGCGCGAAAAATTCAGAACTCCCCAAGCACCAAGTTTCAGAAACGACTGATCCTGCTACTCGGGAagagtctttttcgacgagCACAAAGGGTGCTGCTGGAGATTCCCTCCATGAACAGTCTCTTGATAGTCTAAAGGCTCCGTCGGAAAAAATTGTAGCGGATGACGTTACTGAGGACGAACAAGACGACGGAGACAACGCAAGTTTACACTCACCAACGCCGCCAGAACTGTTAATGCTGGATGATATGGAGGGCGACGTCGAAGATGAAGATTCACTTATGGACCCAGAGGATTCCTTGCCATTAATGTATTATACGCGCTTGCTCGAGCAACTGCCCCGACAGTCGGTGCCACAGTCCGAAGACCAAATGAGCACCGTTGCTCCGCTCGCGACCGACTGCACGTGTTCGGCAATGGGAAAAGTGATCTTGTCGTCGGAGACGACCTTGGCAGTCCCAGATGTTTCCAACGAAACGCTCCCCCGAACTGAGAGTTCCAGTAGTCCCAACGAGTCCCGCAATGTTCCAGTTTCTGCAGACTTGTGGCAAGCTCAACCGATTTATTTGACCGCCCTCGGATTTCAAGACGGCAGTGTCTATATTGTGGACAGCCAGAATGGGACCACCGTCGCGGGCCACGACCAGCTGTACCTTCACGAAATCACTGCATCTTCAACAAACATTATGTCTGGTACTGGAAGCCATAAAAAAAGAGATGCGGTAGTGGCACTCAGTTGGGATTCGACTGGCACTGTCCTTTCTGCCATTGATGCGGTTGGGATGTGTGCCGTATGGGAAATTCGATATCAAATTCAAATGCAGTCCAGCGTGATCCCTCCCACCATATCAACTGCCACAGCTACGCCAGCCACACGCGAAACATCTTCCAACATGTTTCGTACTCTCATGTCCGCCTGGACAGGAGGAA ATGAAGCCAGAAACACGTCCGAAGCTCCAAGCATTCTAGGAAGTGTTCCCACGTTAACCGTCGCTTCTATTCAGGCCCACCGCGTGAGCTATCCCAAGTCGTTTGGCGTGCCGACCCAGCTCGCATTAGACCCGTCGTACAAACGCCGCCGCGAAAAAGGTCTCCTAGTTGGCTTTACCGATGGACGTCTCGTATTGACTAAACGTGGATTCGTTTTCCAACGTCGTAGTGATTCCGTCTTATATCAAGGGACCGATGGACCCGTGCAGGCTTTGACTTGGCGGGCAAACGTAGTAGCTTGGGCCGACAATTCCGGCGTCCGTTTACTGGATGCGGAATCGTGGAGCCGGATTGCCCACGTAGATCGGCCGGCCGGAGCTAGACCGACGTTGTATCCAACCTTGTGCGATTTACAACCCACAATAGTGTGGGAAACTTCGCGACGACTGCTTGTTGCATGGGGCGATTGTCTCTTGACCTTGTTGGTGCGGGAAAGCAAAGTGACATCACCTGTATCCGCCAATAGCACGGCTTCGGATGGCAATACCAATATTAATACTATGAGTGGGGCCCCAGCAGTTGTCATTCGGCGAACGGTTGAATGCACTATGGCGTGGGCGTTGGAGTGTGTGGCGTGTGGCGTTGCGCCGCTGGATGCCGAACATGTGGTCGTTTTGGGGCTAGTACCGCCTCAAgattttgatgttgtttCCGAGACCACCCAAGCCAATGCTCGTAATGAAATTGAACTTCAGATCATTTCACGCACAGACGGAGTTGTGGTATACTCGGATTTGCTTCCATTAATGCGCAAATCATCTAAAAACGGATACCGACGAGCGAAACCAGCTGAATCGGCGGCACCGTATTGCTTACTATCTAGCTTTGCGGTTCCCCGAATGGAAAACACTTTTGAGTTTCAGAATGACGAACCAGGCGATGTGGGCATTGACCAGCAAATCAATCCGTCGCTATTTAGCGCACCGGAAATCCCGCGAAAAATCTTTCGGGATTCTCATTTAAGGTGGAATCTCAGCATGATTGAATTCGAGGAAGCCACTAACTATAAGTCCACAGTCGGTACGCAAGGACGTGAGAAACATTTGGTCATCGACGATGTTGCCCATGACGCAACTAGCGTTGATAGCGATGATTACGGTTGTGTAATAGAGCCACTCtccaaaatggaagaaacagAACAGCTGCTTGCTTCAGTTTCACCTCCAGTAATGATAGTTACGGCGGGATCGGACGTTGTGTCGGTGCGGATGCGAGACGTCGATGATGCGATCTCAAGCGCATTGTTAATGAGAAAGGCAGGACTCGCTCTTCGGACAGGCTTGAAATACATTCGTCGACTTCAAAAATACGAGATTGAGGACCTTGTTGACGAATActttgctgctgttcttcGATTACCTCGGGAGCAGGGTTTGATGTCTTCGTTTGTCAATGATGAAGAGAAAAATATGGCTCCTACCCGCCTGTCTCTTCGGAGAATGAAGTTGGCAGCAGTTGCTATGCCCGTTCTTTTCGGTGGGAACGTCCAGCTATGGGAGCGATGGACTGCCCATCTAGAAAAGATCCCTGGTGGTCTGTTTGCAATTCGTGAGGCTATCCCAGTGCGAG ACCCCAAACTTTCCAATGAATTTTACACTAGGATATTGAAAACGATGTTTCGTCACGCGCACGAGACGATTAGCCGTAGTTGTACATCAGCGAGAGAACGACTCGCCGGTGAAGCTGAAAATCATTTTCTGTGCGCACTTCTGTGCTGGGGAACGACAAACATTCTCCGTGTGCACGTTGATTTGTATAGATACCAACGCGATTACAACTCATCACCTTCGACATCGACAATGCTCCGCGCTGTCGAGAAAGGTCTGCGTGGGAGAAGAGAACAGACAGCAGCTTCTTACTTACTGCCTACTTTTCGATCCGCTGAACAGCCGTCGGTCGAGGCTTTGAATGAAATTAGCGGTTCTGGGGAAGTATCAGACTCTCTGTATTCGGTCGATGAAATGCTGTCATATTTGCGGTCTGGCGACGCTCAGCGGTCCGAGTCTGTCGATATAAAAGTTTCAGATATGGCTGGCACAATAGGTATGACAGACAAGGTTTCAAGTATTGCGCTTGATGCTGTGGCCAAGCTCGATATGATGAAAGGCCGATTTGATGATGCTCTAAGAGCATTGTTGGAGATTGGGGTGACCAATTCGCATCTAACGTTGGAAGATGTGGAAAGAAGTGCTCTGTCAGCCTTCTCCTCGTCGAAGAAGGCCTCCAAAAGCAAAGCGACAAACAATCACGTATTTGTTCTGTTGGTGATTGAAAAATATCATCTGCATCAGTGTCTTCTCGATCCAAAGTTTTTGAGAGAGGCTTTGTCTACTTCtcctttgtttgctttggtTCGACTTGTTGGTCTCGAGAGACTGGGTGATTTTCTCATTGAACATTGTGTTGCCCCTCAAGGAGAGAATACTCCCCATTCGTTGTCTCAAGTGTATACGccacattcacagtcagataAGACAAATGGGGAACGCCGTGGTACCTTACCGCTCGACCTTGTTGCCGAGCAGCTGGAGGCAAATCAAAAGCTGCTTTACTGGTATTTGCACCTCGTATTCGTAAGCAGACCAGAGCTCTACGTAAACTTTCCAAATACAGCAAACCCGCCTCGAAATATTGTCAACCTTCACAGAAAAGCTGTTTCGTTGTACATAAAGTTTGCAGGAGCCAACAGAGACTCCGCAGCCCTGCTCGAGAGCACAGAAGCATACCGAGCAATTGAGACAACGACTCCTTTTCTGGCGTTTTTAAGG AGCATCCTGAGCTTAGGTGGCGTGAGTGCTATGGAAGTTGGAAAGCTGTTGGAGATCGAACGGAAAGGCGGCGCTGGCAATTCGAGTACTTTCGCATTGGAATTGGCCTTCATTCTTGAACATTTCGGTGGTGGCACCGAGGCTGAAGCTAGCTTGATTCTCGACTTGCTTCTTCGAGGCGCTAAGTCGTTGATGCTAGCGGTGGCTTATGCTCAGCGCAATGCTGACCACAATTATTTCTTGTGGGAGATTTTGATTGACTTCTGTCTTGGCAAAACACCGGATGCTGGCTATCAATTAAAAAACAGAAACGATGGGGCACTCTTTGGCTCCTTGCTCGAAGCAGCGGCTCTGTCTGGCGCGGATTTAGCTACGTTGGTTACAAAAATTCCGCCTAGAATGTCAATCGAAGGTCTTCGCCCTCGGCTGGTTGCAGCGGTCGCCGACTACCGTTTGAAGCTGTCAATGCATGAGTGCACATCGTCTGTGGCATTTTCTGAGAAAGCTTCGTTAATGAAAGAATCTGCCCATCGCTCGAGGAGAGGAATGCGAGGCGAATGGGAaggaactgaca TCCAGCACCCTTGA
- a CDS encoding predicted protein, with product DADAITAYALAHNDQTIVTCSHSSLLRQYALLPTRTTPQHAKPAQLIKTWGKSGHTLPVTELAFHRSNVFCATGSVDGSARVWDVRGGFCTHVFRPMAAREGAAGGGGSGTLSVTCLSWLPDVTHLVLAVGRDDGSISLYDLRDTEQQQVVVLRDHLSSVTSVEWNAKLDILVTTGRDAVVNLWRIGESPKVDTKKKSKKWQNAGTVSLTYRRIHTLPVYEQVEGMVVLPPTESRRDLVLATAGSKGQIRLWQAKEDEESGKMALVLLAEQPVSESFGEARGGYMNLQYIPLAKPMGKTKPSQGHEFVQEQLVVADAENNISFLSLSEAYLLQTDRTIVGHNDDILDLKAIPPPVGHDVVHVVVATNSAQVRLFDLRNFSCQVLDRHTATVLCVDVSPCGRYVATCGKDKTMRLWSLASQSSVAVATGHTEAIGSTALSRKQGRYDVRGKAATNGGGSFVVTVSMDRTLKRWNLPGVADLERLGEDREETPLKAFVSVRAHEKDINIVSVAPNDSLVATGSQDKTVKLWKSNDLSLQATLKGHRRGVWDCQFSPHDRILATGSGDRSIKVWSLSDYSCVRTFQGHLASVLRVRFLNGGLQMVSSGADGLVKLWTIRTNECEATMDGHNDKVWALDLAANGTKMISGGADSRIVVWEDTTKADEDARQAEEEEAIVLDQSLANHIRHKEYTQALEIALQRDKPHQALKILASIVESEAQKGRPGFESLQRHVKGWATERLVQVLRYCREWNTRARNSHIALLVVRAIVSSIPAHKLAATDGVPEILAGIVPYAERHFDRLDKLYAGSYLLDFALFAMGRLD from the coding sequence GACGCGGATGCGATCACAGCTTACGCTCTGGCGCACAACGATCAGACCATCGTGACCTGCTCGCACAGTAGTCTGCTCAGGCAGTATGCGCTCCTCCCGACCAGAACAACTCCACAACACGCCAAACCGGCACAACTGATCAAAACATGGGGTAAATCCGGACACACCTTGCCCGTTACGGAACTTGCATTTCATCGCTCTAACGTATTCTGTGCTACCGGATCGGTCGACGGCAGTGCCCGCGTTTGGGATGTGCGCGGAGGATTTTGCACTCACGTCTTCCGACCAATGGCCGCACGCGAAGGCGCGGCGGGTGGGGGAGGAAGCGGAACATTGTCCGTCACATGTCTGTCCTGGCTGCCGGACGTAACGCATTTAGTACTCGCAGTTGGACGGGACGACGGGAGTATTTCTCTATACGATTTGCGCGACACGGAACAACAGCAGGTTGTGGTGTTGCGTGATCATCTGTCGTCCGTCACCAGTGTTGAATGGAACGCAAAGTTGGACATTTTAGTAACGACTGGAcgcgacgccgtcgtcaatCTGTGGCGCATCGGCGAGAGCCCCAAGGTGGacacgaagaagaagtcCAAGAAGTGGCAAAATGCTGGAACCGTCTCCCTAACTTATCGACGGATTCACACCCTGCCCGTTTACGAACAAGTCGAAGGGATGGTTGTACTTCCACCAACGGAAAGCCGACGAGATCTAGTCTTGGCGACGGCTGGAAGTAAAGGTCAGATTCGCCTCTGGCAAGCCAAAGAGGACGAAGAATCCGGCAAAATGGCACTCGTCTTGCTAGCGGAGCAGCCTGTATCCGAGTCGTTTGGGGAAGCCCGTGGTGGGTACATGAATTTGCAATACATTCCATTGGCCAAACCAATGGGCAAAACGAAACCGAGCCAAGGCCATGAGTTTGTTCAGGAGCAACTCGTCGTGGCTGACGCCGAAAACAATATCTCTTTCCTGTCACTGTCCGAAGCTTACCTTTTGCAAACTGATCGCACGATTGTTGGACATAAcgacgatattctcgacCTCAAGGCAATTCCACCCCCTGTCGGCCACGACGTAGTTCACGTCGTAGTCGCAACCAATAGTGCCCAAGTTCGACTCTTTGATCTCCGAAATTTTTCATGCCAAGTGCTGGATCGCCATACGGCCACCGTACTTTGCGTCGACGTAAGTCCGTGCGGACGATACGTCGCAACTTGCGGCAAGGACAAGACGATGCGGTTATGGTCACTGGCATCGCAAAGTAGTGTGGCCGTGGCAACAGGTCATACCGAAGCCATTGGGTCGACCGCATTATCTCGCAAGCAAGGTCGATACGACGTCCGGGGCAAGGCGGCCACGAACGGTGGTGGTTCGTTCGTAGTGACGGTCAGCATGGACCGTACACTGAAACGATGGAATCTACCCGGTGTGGCAGACTTGGAAAGACTTGGCGAGGATAGAGAAGAGACTCCACTTAAGGCTTTCGTGAGTGTTCGAGCTCACGAAAAAGATATCAATATTGTATCTGTGGCTCCCAATGATTCGCTCGTTGCAACGGGATCGCAGGATAAGACTGTCAAACTCTGGAAATCCAATGATTTATCACTACAAGCAACGTTGAAAGGACATCGGCGAGGTGTTTGGGACTGCCAGTTCTCTCCTCATGACAGAATATTAGCTACGGGAAGCGGTGATCGCTCAATCAAGGTCTGGTCCTTAAGTGATTACAGCTGTGTTCGAACTTTCCAAGGCCACTTGGCGAGTGTGTTAAGAGTCAGATTTTTGAACGGAGGCCTTCAAATGGTGTCATCCGGTGCTGATGGGCTCGTGAAACTCTGGACAATTCGAACGAACGAGTGTGAAGCGACGATGGATGGGCACAATGACAAGGTCTGGGCGCTCGATTTGGCGGCGAATGGAACGAAAATGATTTCGGGTGGTGCGGATTCTAGGATTGTCGTGTGGGAAGATACAACTAAGGCTGACGAAGACGCTAGACAAGctgaggaggaagaagctATTGTCTTAGACCAATCGCTCGCAAATCATATAAGGCACAAGGAATACACCCAGGCGCTCGAAATTGCTCTACAGAGAGACAAACCTCACCAAGCTCTAAAAATTCTGGCATCTATCGTTGAAAGCGAGGCGCAAAAGGGGAGACCAGGCTTTGAGTCTCTCCAACGGCATGTAAAGGGATGGGCGACGGAGCGTCTTGTTCAAGTCCTTCGATATTGTCGTGAGTGGAATACTCGTGCACGAAACTCCCACATTGCATTGCTAGTCGTCCGTGCCATAGTTTCCTCGATTCCTGCTCACAAGTTAGCGGCAACTGACGGCGTGCCAGAAATTTTGGCGGGTATTGTTCCGTACGCTGAGCGTCATTTTGATCGTTTAGACAAACTTTATGCTGGCTCGTACCTACTCGATTTTGCCCTCTTCGCCATGGGAAGACTTGAT
- a CDS encoding predicted protein — protein MKLVLKLILLVLTVSAVAGFVVRPCTVCPSRNPSALAATVDAESGSRTRRGFVTAAVTLGVGAVATLGNNVLPAVAETMDDLAMPTEKEQAAMDHVVPARVLQGLAISSRRAYITIPSLDSANVPSFPHDESEGYQQEAAMKDRLRRKAELQKQAAAPKGLAESMKAEKEKQGEIKKLSKEERRNALCEELGRGC, from the exons ATGAAGCTAGTACTGAAGCTGATACTCTTGGTGCTGACTGTTTCCGCAGTTGCAGGCTTTGTGGTAAGGCCGTGTACTGTCTGTCCATCGCGGAATCCTTCCGCGTTGGCAGCTACGGTCGATGCCGAGTCCGGCAGTCGCACTCGGCGGGGCTTTGTCACTGCCGCGGTTACGCTAGGTGTTGGTGCGGTGGCAACCTTGGGCAACAACGTACTCCCAGCCGTGGCGGAAACCATGGACGACTTGGCCATGCCCACCGAGAAGGAACAAGCCGCAATGGAT CACGTCGTTCCCGCGCGTGTGCTACAAGGCTTGGCCATTTCGTCACG acGTGCCTACATCACCATCCCCTCGCTCGACTCTGCCAACGTACCATCCTTTCCTCATGATGAGTCCGAGGGCTACCAACAA GAAGCTGCCATGAAGGATCGTTTGCGCCGCAAAGCGGAACTCCAAAAACAAGCGGCGGCACCCAAGGGACTAGCCGAATCCATGaaggccgaaaaggaaaagcaaggTGAAATCAAGAAACTTTCCAAAGAGGAGCGTCGCAACGCCCTGTGCGAAGAGCTCGGCCGCGGATGCTAA
- a CDS encoding predicted protein has translation MATLLLALAMAASSLSRVSALSSKAPKAKFYGGAGIGRLVFDESAGKENAWQCHYDMVLVERVQGKPPTESGLFVPQEDLPKLHLCKVLSVGPGREEENGRVSPMPEIRVGDIVIAKNPWGIGPKDEETADGKKLSFMRSQDIAAVVTGGLAPEV, from the coding sequence ATGGCGACACTACTCCTGGCGCTCGCCATGGCAGCATCTTCCCTATCCCGGGTGTCTGCCTTGTCTTCCAAGGCGCCCAAGGCCAAATTCTACGGCGGAGCTGGCATCGGTCGACTCGTCTTTGACGAATCGGCCGGGAAAGAAAACGCCTGGCAGTGTCACTACGATATGGTCCTCGTGGAACGTGTACAGGGAAAACCGCCCACCGAATCGGGCCTCTTTGTGCCGCAGGAAGATTTGCCCAAACTGCATCTGTGTAAAGTCCTCTCCGTGGGACCCGGGcgggaagaagaaaacggaCGTGTTTCGCCCATGCCAGAGATTCGAGTGGGCGATATCGTAATTGCCAAGAATCCCTGGGGCATCGGTCCCAAGGATGAAGAGACGGCGGATGGCAAAAAACTCAGTTTCATGCGCAGCCAAGATATTGCGGCCGTGGTGACGGGAGGACTAGCTCCGGAAGTGTAA